A single window of Gossypium hirsutum isolate 1008001.06 chromosome A10, Gossypium_hirsutum_v2.1, whole genome shotgun sequence DNA harbors:
- the LOC107896168 gene encoding protein PROTON GRADIENT REGULATION 5, chloroplastic — MAISISATGFKRGLGSCFHSVAGEEYGMLAKSVPKHVGAGKGVRAQPMMKNVNEGKGLFAPVVVVTRQIVGKKRFNQLRGKAIALHSQVINEFCKSIGPDTKQKQGLIRLAKKNGERLGFLA; from the exons ATGGCTATTTCAATTTCGGCAACAGGGTTTAAGAGAGGTTTAGGAAGTTGCTTCCATTCAGTAGCTGGTGAAGAGTATGGCATGTTGGCTAAGTCAGTTCCGAAGCATGTTGGAGCTGGAAAGGGTGTTAGAGCACAGCCAATGATGAAGAACGTTAACGAAGGGAAAGGGTTGTTTGCTCCAGTTGTGGTGGTGACTCGCCAAATCGTTGGGAAGAAAAGGTTCAATCAGCTTAGAGGAAAAGCAATTGCTTTGCACTCTCAG GTAATCAATGAATTCTGCAAATCAATAGGGCCTGATACGAAACAGAAGCAAGGATTGATTCGACTGGCCAAGAAGAATGGGGAAAGGCTTGGATTCCTTGCATGA